A genome region from Akkermansiaceae bacterium includes the following:
- a CDS encoding c-type cytochrome encodes MIPRILALAIIPCLAASAQKKGYTYVIPFDEIPPAPALSPGDALKSFELLGDFEIEVAASDPQIGNPLQVQFDGDGRMWVVEMRAYMPNANADGEEEPIGRISILTDADGDGFFEDYQVFMDGLNQPRSIAFYGDGILYAGHDALSFVENAGDKAGKMTLIDADYAGKGNVEHRANGLMRGLDNWIYNVKSDARYREIAGKWVKDTTDFRGQWGISQTNYGRIAYNENWFGMKADQLLPNLLRRNPNHPKPFGNAANIAYREKLFPARVTPGVNRGGEGDIDEKGYLKASTASCGPVIYRGDQFPPEWRDTAFFCEPAANLVRVIKVAEKDGLLSGSLPLVDREFLASTDERFRPVNLSNAPDGTLFAVDLYHGIVQHKAYLTPYLREHIAHRNLESDPQLGRIYRIKAKGRPLGEVPKMLGKKAVELVPFLADANGWTRDTAQQLIIDSGDASVIPALNRMAGQSSEPLGRIHALWALEGLDAVNAEAIAAALRSEDEHVLEMAVRLSENLTEADRHKVFPLIQSLGTRPELVVRRQLAASLGKFPGDEPLLLLKEILTGNIDQPFFREAAINGLAGREGRFQEILGKDFKDAKFMEHLTECLRPKTSAAAYKLPRDKAHLDAFRRGEELYVANCMACHGADGTGMEQIGPPLAGSEWVTGSPARLAAILLQGMQGPVRVAGKLYNPPSEMPGFKLNTAITDKHLADIATFVRFAWDNGRDAVNPEAISGVRKGLEDRATSFTAEELEKRFR; translated from the coding sequence ATGATCCCCAGGATACTTGCGCTTGCCATCATCCCCTGCCTCGCCGCATCCGCGCAGAAAAAGGGCTACACCTATGTGATCCCGTTCGATGAGATCCCGCCCGCCCCGGCGCTGTCTCCGGGCGATGCGCTGAAATCCTTCGAACTCCTCGGGGATTTTGAAATCGAAGTCGCGGCGAGCGATCCGCAGATCGGCAACCCGCTGCAAGTCCAGTTCGATGGGGACGGGCGGATGTGGGTTGTGGAAATGCGCGCCTACATGCCGAACGCGAACGCGGATGGCGAGGAGGAGCCGATAGGCCGGATCTCGATCCTCACGGATGCGGATGGGGATGGCTTTTTCGAGGACTACCAGGTTTTCATGGACGGCCTGAACCAGCCGCGCTCCATCGCCTTTTACGGGGACGGCATCCTCTACGCGGGTCACGACGCCCTCAGCTTTGTGGAAAACGCGGGCGACAAGGCCGGGAAAATGACGCTCATCGATGCGGACTACGCGGGGAAGGGCAATGTCGAGCACCGAGCCAACGGCCTGATGCGCGGGCTGGACAACTGGATCTACAACGTGAAATCGGACGCCCGCTACCGGGAGATCGCCGGGAAGTGGGTGAAGGACACCACCGATTTCCGGGGCCAGTGGGGGATCTCGCAGACAAATTACGGTCGCATCGCCTACAACGAGAACTGGTTCGGGATGAAGGCGGACCAGCTCCTGCCCAACCTGCTGCGCCGCAACCCGAATCATCCGAAACCTTTCGGGAACGCGGCGAACATCGCCTACCGCGAGAAGCTTTTCCCGGCGCGCGTCACCCCCGGGGTGAACCGGGGCGGGGAAGGGGACATCGATGAGAAAGGATACCTGAAAGCCTCCACGGCGTCCTGCGGGCCGGTGATCTATCGGGGTGACCAGTTCCCGCCGGAGTGGCGGGACACCGCGTTTTTCTGCGAGCCGGCGGCGAACCTCGTTCGGGTGATCAAGGTTGCGGAAAAGGACGGGCTGCTCAGCGGCAGCCTGCCGCTGGTGGATAGGGAGTTCCTTGCATCGACCGATGAGCGCTTCCGCCCGGTGAACCTTTCCAACGCGCCGGACGGCACGCTCTTTGCCGTGGATCTCTACCACGGGATCGTCCAGCACAAGGCCTACCTGACGCCCTACCTGCGCGAGCACATCGCCCACAGGAACCTGGAGAGCGATCCGCAGCTCGGGCGCATCTACCGGATCAAGGCCAAGGGCAGGCCGCTCGGCGAGGTGCCGAAGATGCTGGGGAAAAAGGCGGTGGAACTTGTCCCATTTCTCGCTGATGCGAACGGCTGGACCCGCGACACCGCGCAGCAGCTCATCATCGACAGCGGCGATGCCAGCGTGATCCCCGCCCTCAACAGGATGGCCGGGCAGTCGTCGGAGCCGCTGGGAAGGATCCATGCGCTGTGGGCGCTTGAGGGCCTGGATGCGGTGAACGCCGAGGCGATCGCCGCGGCGTTGCGCTCCGAGGATGAGCATGTGCTGGAGATGGCGGTCCGGCTTTCCGAAAACCTTACGGAAGCGGATAGGCATAAGGTGTTTCCCTTGATCCAAAGCCTTGGCACCCGCCCGGAGCTTGTCGTCCGCAGGCAGCTTGCCGCAAGCCTCGGGAAATTTCCCGGTGATGAGCCGTTGCTGCTTCTGAAGGAAATCCTCACCGGAAACATCGATCAGCCCTTTTTCCGTGAGGCGGCGATCAACGGCCTGGCCGGAAGGGAGGGTCGTTTCCAGGAGATCCTCGGCAAGGATTTCAAGGACGCGAAATTCATGGAGCACCTGACGGAATGCCTGCGCCCCAAGACCTCGGCGGCGGCTTACAAATTGCCGCGGGACAAGGCGCACCTCGATGCGTTCAGGCGAGGCGAGGAACTCTACGTTGCCAACTGCATGGCCTGCCACGGTGCGGACGGCACGGGCATGGAGCAGATCGGGCCGCCGCTTGCCGGATCCGAGTGGGTCACGGGCTCGCCGGCGCGGCTCGCCGCGATCCTGCTGCAGGGCATGCAGGGGCCGGTGAGAGTGGCCGGGAAACTCTATAACCCGCCCTCGGAGATGCCCGGCTTCAAGCTCAACACAGCCATCACCGACAAGCATCTCGCGGATATCGCCACCTTCGTCCGCTTCGCCTGGGACAACGGCAGGGATGCCGTGAACCCTGAGGCCATCTCCGGTGTGCGCAAGGGGCTGGAGGATCGCGCGACCTCGTTCACGGCGGAGGAATTGGAAAAGCGCTTCCGCTAG
- a CDS encoding substrate-binding domain-containing protein, which produces MKEKEKSPRRRVAITLDMDWGFRRHQDTYAGCHAYAEEAGWDCFIHPAPERILKAKGGANAFDGIIARAGTVLAEAAMDSGVPIVNVWMNSPVKNIPNVFPDTRASGKLAAEHLLGRGFRNFGFLGFQRDVDTGNQWLGFSDAIRKEGMGCTQLRCSRANLEGTAPAWEPFISRLEAWIDSWKTPIGIFVTQDLYCRYLIDVCRAKGLYVSQDVAIVGCGNEAIICEAPAPTLTSIDISYSRVGYLAAKLLDDLMAGGKAPGKPILVAPSELVPRQSTDVFAASDPMVSRALRFIAENSHERIEVKEVVCAVATNRRSLERRFRESIGRTIADEITRLRLERAKRRIVETDAPLKYIATDAGFRNADHFYKVFTRVEGITPSRFREERQKMLPEA; this is translated from the coding sequence ATGAAGGAAAAGGAAAAATCACCAAGGCGCCGTGTCGCCATCACGCTGGACATGGATTGGGGCTTCCGGCGCCACCAGGACACCTATGCGGGCTGCCATGCCTATGCCGAGGAGGCGGGCTGGGACTGCTTCATCCACCCCGCGCCCGAGCGCATCCTCAAAGCCAAGGGCGGAGCCAACGCCTTCGACGGCATCATCGCAAGGGCGGGCACCGTGCTGGCCGAGGCCGCGATGGATTCCGGCGTGCCCATCGTCAATGTCTGGATGAACTCGCCCGTGAAAAACATACCGAACGTATTCCCCGATACCCGAGCATCGGGCAAGCTCGCCGCCGAGCACCTGCTGGGCCGAGGTTTCAGGAATTTCGGTTTCCTGGGATTCCAGAGGGATGTTGACACAGGGAACCAGTGGCTGGGCTTCAGCGATGCGATCCGCAAGGAGGGAATGGGCTGCACCCAGCTCCGGTGCTCCCGGGCGAACCTGGAAGGAACCGCACCGGCATGGGAGCCGTTCATCTCGCGCCTCGAGGCATGGATCGATTCCTGGAAAACCCCCATAGGGATCTTCGTGACCCAGGATCTCTATTGCCGTTATCTCATCGATGTATGCCGTGCGAAGGGGCTCTACGTCTCCCAGGATGTCGCCATCGTCGGTTGCGGCAACGAGGCCATCATCTGCGAGGCTCCGGCACCGACGCTGACAAGCATCGACATCAGCTACTCAAGGGTCGGCTATCTGGCCGCCAAGCTCCTGGACGACCTGATGGCGGGCGGCAAAGCACCCGGGAAGCCCATCCTCGTCGCCCCCTCGGAGCTGGTGCCGCGCCAATCGACCGATGTCTTCGCGGCGAGCGATCCCATGGTCAGCCGCGCACTTCGCTTCATCGCGGAAAACAGCCACGAGCGCATCGAGGTGAAGGAAGTCGTCTGCGCCGTCGCCACCAACCGCCGCTCGCTGGAGCGCCGGTTCCGCGAATCGATAGGCAGGACCATCGCGGACGAGATCACCCGCCTGCGCCTGGAACGGGCGAAAAGACGCATCGTGGAAACGGACGCCCCCCTCAAATACATCGCCACGGACGCGGGCTTCCGCAACGCCGACCACTTCTACAAGGTCTTCACCCGCGTGGAGGGCATCACCCCGAGCCGGTTCCGCGAGGAGCGGCAGAAGATGCTCCCGGAGGCCTGA